In Ancalomicrobiaceae bacterium S20, the following proteins share a genomic window:
- a CDS encoding acyl-CoA synthetase: MLPDASSYEELMARFRWVVPERYNMAVDACDKWAAIEPDRVALIHRRADGRTDRWSYDRLARASNRLANALVDLGVRRGDRVAILLPQSPETAIAHFAVYKLGAIALPLANLFGVEALAYRLGDSGATTVITDKAGAAKLAAIRDRVAPLTVLSVDGATDGAADFHKLLARASESFRPVPTGPDDPALMIYTSGTTGPPKGALHGHRVLLGHIPGVQFAHEFLPVDGDLMWTPSDWAWAGGLLNALLPSLALGVPVVACRFEKFDPDLAYWLMAQYGVRNAFIPPTALKILRGVPNAREKYPLNLRTVGSAGEALGRETYEWARAELDIVVNEFYGQTECNIVIGSCGRLGVTRAGATGRTTPGHEVAIIAADGTVLPTGSLGQIAVARPDPVMFLNYWNRPEATAEKFVGRWMTTGDQGVMDEDGYIHFVGRDDDVITSSGYRIGPAEIEDCIIGHPAVALAAVVGKPDPLRTEIVKAFVRLVDGHEPSEALAAEIRDHVRTRLSAHEYPREIEFVDEIPLTTTGKVIRRHFRERAQTEAEVTEAEVPEAKVTGAPVSVG; the protein is encoded by the coding sequence ATGCTCCCCGACGCGTCCTCCTATGAAGAGCTCATGGCACGGTTCCGCTGGGTCGTGCCCGAGCGATACAACATGGCCGTCGACGCCTGCGACAAGTGGGCGGCGATCGAGCCGGACCGCGTCGCGTTGATCCACCGCCGCGCCGACGGCCGCACCGACCGCTGGTCCTACGACCGGCTCGCGCGCGCCTCGAACCGGCTCGCCAATGCGTTGGTCGATCTGGGCGTCCGCCGTGGTGACCGCGTGGCGATCCTGCTGCCGCAGTCGCCCGAGACCGCGATCGCCCATTTCGCCGTCTACAAGCTCGGCGCCATCGCGCTGCCGCTCGCCAACCTCTTCGGCGTCGAGGCGCTCGCCTATCGGCTCGGCGATTCCGGCGCCACCACGGTCATCACCGACAAGGCGGGCGCCGCCAAGCTCGCCGCGATCCGCGACCGTGTCGCACCGCTGACCGTGCTCTCGGTCGACGGCGCGACCGACGGCGCGGCGGACTTCCACAAGCTGCTCGCCCGCGCCTCCGAGAGTTTCCGGCCGGTGCCGACCGGGCCGGACGATCCGGCGCTGATGATCTATACCTCGGGCACGACCGGCCCGCCGAAAGGCGCGCTGCACGGCCATCGCGTGTTGCTCGGCCATATCCCGGGCGTGCAGTTCGCACACGAATTCCTGCCCGTCGACGGCGACCTGATGTGGACGCCCTCCGATTGGGCCTGGGCGGGCGGCCTGCTCAACGCGCTCTTGCCGTCGCTCGCGCTCGGCGTGCCGGTGGTCGCCTGCCGGTTCGAGAAGTTCGATCCGGATCTCGCCTACTGGCTGATGGCACAATACGGCGTGCGCAACGCCTTCATCCCGCCGACGGCACTGAAGATCCTGCGCGGCGTGCCGAACGCGCGCGAAAAATACCCGCTGAACCTGCGCACGGTCGGTTCCGCCGGCGAAGCGCTCGGGCGCGAGACCTACGAGTGGGCGCGGGCCGAACTCGACATCGTCGTCAACGAGTTCTACGGCCAGACCGAGTGCAACATCGTGATCGGCTCCTGCGGCCGGCTCGGCGTCACGCGCGCCGGCGCGACGGGACGCACCACGCCGGGCCACGAGGTCGCGATCATCGCCGCCGACGGCACGGTCCTGCCGACCGGCTCGCTCGGCCAGATCGCCGTCGCCCGTCCCGACCCGGTCATGTTCCTGAACTACTGGAATCGCCCCGAAGCCACGGCGGAGAAGTTCGTCGGCCGCTGGATGACCACCGGCGACCAGGGCGTCATGGACGAGGACGGCTACATCCACTTCGTCGGCCGCGACGACGACGTGATCACCTCGTCGGGCTATCGCATCGGCCCGGCCGAGATCGAGGACTGCATCATCGGCCACCCGGCGGTCGCGCTCGCCGCCGTGGTCGGCAAGCCCGACCCGCTCAGGACCGAGATCGTCAAGGCCTTCGTGCGGCTGGTCGACGGCCACGAGCCGAGCGAGGCGCTCGCGGCCGAGATCCGCGACCACGTGCGGACGCGCCTCTCGGCGCACGAATATCCGCGCGAGATCGAGTTCGTCGACGAGATCCCGCTGACCACGACCGGCAAGGTCATCCGCCGGCATTTCCGCGAACGGGCGCAGACGGAAGCTGAGGTCACTGAGGCAGAGGTCCCCGAAGCCAAGGTGACCGGGGCGCCCGTCTCCGTCGGCTGA